The genomic stretch GCTGCGCGTCGAGGACGCCATCAAGGCGCTGGTGACGCGCTCAGCCAACGACGCCGCGGTGGTGATCGCCGAAGCGATCGCCGGCGATGAAGGCGATTTCGCCAAGCTGATGACCCGCAAGGCCCGCTCGCTGGGGATGACCCGGACCGTCTACCGCAACGCCTCCGGTCTTCCCGACGACGATCAGGTGACCACCGCGCGCGATCAGTCGATCCTCGGCCGCGCCGTCCAGGAGCGCTTTCCGCGCTATTATCGCTACTTCTCCACCAGCGTATTCAATTACCGCGGCCATGCGATCCGCAACCACAACCACCTGATCGGCAGCGTCGAGGGCGTCGACGGCATCAAGACCGGCTACACCAGGGACTCCGGATTCAATCTCGTCACCTCGATCCACCGCGGCAACCGATTCCTGGTCGGTGTGGTGCTGGGCGGCCGCAGCGGCAGCGCCCGCGATGCCACCATGCGCAAGCTGCTGGCTGAAAATCTCGACAAGGCCTCGACCAGGCGCACCGCTGCGGCCATCGTCGAACGCAGCACCTCGACTGCAAATGCCGAGGTCGCGGAAGCCGCGGCCGCCTCCCGCCCGACCCAATCCTACCAGGTCGAAGGAGCCGTGCAGGTCGCCTCCGCCGCCCCCGCCAAGGCGCCGATGCTGCCAGTCGCACGTCCGTCGGTGCCGCCGTCCGCTTCGCTTGATGCCGTGCCGATGCCTGAGCCCGGGCCGTTCAACAGCGGCACGATCCAGACCCGGTCGATTACGGCGATCCCCGGCTCGACCGATCCGATGAAGCCGGTTCGGGTGAAGACGGTTCACGTCAGGTCGGCGCCGCTCAAGCTCGCCTCGGCAATGCAGCGGGGCCCCGATTCGGCTGTGCGCGCCGAGGCCCCCGAGACCTCAGGTTCGATCAATTCCCACGCCGAAATGCCACCGCAGCCCGCGAACCACGGCACCGGGCACGGTCTGCTCGGCGTGTTGCCGGCGTCGAGCCTCAGCGCGGGCAATTCGCAGGTGGTCGCCTACGCCGCCGAGCAGGCGCCGCAGCCGACCGCCATTCAGCACAATGGCGGGATCAAGCCGGCGCCGGTTCGCACCGGATGGATCATTCAGGTCGGCGCTCTGGAATCGGAGAGCCAGGCGTTAAAGCGGATCGAGGTCGCGCGCGACCAGGCCAGCGGCATGCTCGGCAAGGCCGATTCCTTCACTGAGCCGGTGGTGATGAAGGGCGAGAAACTGTTTCGCGCCCGCTTCGCCGGCCTCGACCGTCATCAGGCCGAAGCGGCGTGCCGCAAGCTCAAGCGCAACGATATTTCCTGTTTCGCCATTCGAAACTGAGCCGCTGCGGCAGCGCGCGATCGGCGCCGGCGCATCGCGCCGGGGCGGCCGGGCAAACTAGCGGCGCGCACCCTGCGCACAGCCGCGATCCGACGAGAAAACCCCGCGCTGAAACCTCTCGTCAAGACTTCCCCGATACAACTCCAGATGATCGACCACGCCGGCTAACGACGGGCGATCAAGGGGCGTCAGCAGAGACCAGAAGCGACTCGCAGTTTGTAGCGTTTGTTTGCGTTGCTGGAGTTAGCTGCGATGAGTGCGAAGCAAAGTATCCTTGGCCGCGTTTACACGGGCGGCAAGGTACGTCGACCCCCCTTGGTCGGGATGCAATTTCTTCATGAGCGTACGGTGGGCATGAGCAATCTCGTCGCGCCCCGCCCCCGGCTGCAGGCCAAGGATCTGATAGGCCTCCTCGGTCGTCATTTTGCTGCTCGACGACTCGCGTCCCTGCCGCCCTGCCGCGTCTCCCTGCGCGTTCTGACGCCAGGCGGGAAACCTGCGGTCCAGATAGCTTTCAAGTAGCGCGCAGCTTTCGGCGTCGAACCCGGTCAGCATCTGCGCCAACGCCGGCAGATCGAAGGCGTCGAGCGACTGCCCGGCGTGCGGCCCGGCCACGATCTGCCCGCTCATGTCGCCGCTGTCATGGTTCAGCGTCATCTCGATGAATTGCGAGCGCACCTGCGAGGTCTGGCCGCTCGAACGCTGCGCCCGCGGGCCGAACAGGCCGCCGATCGCCGAGAACCCCGCATTGCCCATCGGCGACCAGCCCAACAGGCCGGCCCCGAACAGGCCGAGCGGCAGCGCCACCGCCAGTTCGCCCTTGATGCCGGTGAACGCCGCCACCGCGAGCGCCACCACGCCGCCAGCGATCTTGACCCCACGCGCGAGCAGCGCCGGATTCGCCGAGCGGAGCATCTGCAGCAGCGAATAGAGAACAAAGACAGCAATGGCACCGGCGATTAATGTAGGCATGGCACCCATATAGTCCCGACCGCCGCAAATTGCACCGCCCATGCGATGCATCGCGTCGCGGCACCTGCCCCGGTCATCTCAGCTGGCCGAGCAATTTCGCCGCGCCGCTGCCGGTCGTGGCGAGCCGCTGCAGCGCCTCGCGTCCGCCGGCCGCATAGGCCGCGACCGCGCGCAGCAACTCGCGCAACTGCGCCGCCGCGCCGGGATCGAACCTGCACCAGGCGCCGCCGGTGAGCCGCGCGATCTCCCGGAACGCGGCTTCCGAGGTCGGATCGTGGCCTTCCTGGAACACGAACACCGGCACCTTGAGCAGGCCGAGTTCGCCGGCTTTGGCGCAGATCTCGTCGATCCCCTCCTCCATGGCGTCACCGACGAACACCACAGCGCGGATCCCGGCGGCGACGGCCTCGCGGCGGGCTTCCGACAGCACCCTGCCGATCTGGGTGTGGCCGCCCTGGCAATCGATCTTCGCCATCAGCCGCGCCAGCTGTGTGCTGTCCGAAATCCAACCGCTGGCGCGGCATTCGTTGAAACCGCGGTAATACACCAGACGGATTTCCAGGCTGCCGATGGCGGCGGCTTCGCGGAACATGTCGGCCTGCAGCGCACAGGCCATGTCCCAGGTCGGCTGCCGGCTCATGGTGGCATCGAGCGCGAACACCAGCCTGCCCTTGGCCCCGGCCGCAAAGGGCGACATCGCCCGCGCCTTGGCGACGAACGCGGCAATCTCCGCCGACGCCGAGGGCTCGGCCTTCGGCAGCGAATGCCCTTGCGCATCGGTAGGGCTTCGAAACGGTGATTTGGTCGGCTCGCGTGTCATCAAGGCTCGCTGTGTGACGCGAGACTTATGTGGAGAGTGACGCAGCGTTGGTCAATGGAGGCGGTGGAGCTCACGCGCTCAGAGTCTGGCTCAAAAAGCGATCGATAGAATCAAGCCTTCAAGGTCGTCATTGCGAGCAGCCCTTGCGACGAAGCAATCCAGTCCCTGCTTGGCGCCCCTGGATTGCTTCGCCATCAGCCGGCGCTGCGCGCCGGCCTCGGCTCGCAATGACGGCATCAAACTTGATTGTCGTTGTTTCTCTTTCGGTCAGGCTCTCAGGATCGGCCGGCCTGCAGCGCAGCAGGCTTGCCGGGCGTCTGCAAATGGGTGCGCTGCGGCCTCAGCACACTGTCGTCATCGAGGAATTTGGCGAGGACGTTTTCGATCGACTGTTTGACCTCCTGCGGTCCACGATCGCTCATCTCGACATGCTGGTAGCCGGTCTTGACCACCGTAATCCCCGCCTTGGCGCAGATATTATCGCTGGGAATCACACCGGGATCGGTCTTGAACACCGGGTCCTTGGAGCGGAACGACAGGATCTTGAACTTGCCGTCGACCATGAACGGCACGCGAAGATTATCCAGCGTGACGACCTTCCGGATCCGATCCGGATGCAGCTTGGCGAAGTACATCGAGATGTCACCGCCATTGGAGTGCCCGACCATGGTGAGATGCTCGTAGTCCGCGTTGGGCTGAATCCTCTTCAACTGATCGATCGCAAACAGGATGTTGGCGACGCCGCGCTGATACACCGGAAGCCGGCCGACATAGAGTTCACCGACCTTTGTGACCAGCGGCGCGTCGCGATCCAGATCGTGCTGGATGCTGACCGCCATGTAGCCGCGCGCGGCAAACAGATTGGCAAGGAATGAGTACTCGGTGAACTTCACCGTATTGCCGTGATTGAGGATGGCGACCGGCAGCTCGATCAGTCCGGCCTCGGCCTGCATTTCCTTGTCGCGGCGGATCGCGATATCGACCGCCACCGGCCGGTTGCGGCTGGCATCGAAGAAGGTCAGCGTCTCGTGGCGGATCGCCCATTTGCTCGCCGTGAAGTAAGCGACAGCAGATACAAGGCACACCGCGGCCAGAATTAGAATTCCGCGCTTCATGTTCATTCCTGTATCGGCCACGCACCCATCTTGGGACTCGCCGGCCGATCCGATGAAGTTGAACGGACTATACGTCACGGTGTTTTGACGAGAAGGCTAAATGTTGTGACTTCACGGCCCTATAGCTGTGCAGTGCACTAATAATTAGTCACGATATTGGCTATGGATATTTGCTATTTACATGAGATGCGCAATCTTGCCGCGCAACTACCGCGCGCAACACGCCGACATCTTGCACCGATCGATGGACTGCAAATGCCTGCGCCAGCGCATCCGCGCGACCCAATGGCCGCTTCAGGCGCCCAGAATGTCGTGAAGTTCCAGCGGAGTGTCGACCTGCGCGAACCATTCGGCGCGATTGGCGGCGCGACGGCGGCCGCGCTCGTCGAGCGGCAGCTTGAGCTGGCGCAGCAGGCCGTTGACCTCTTCCTTGGCGGTGACATGCCCCATGCTGGGGCGCGTCCCCAAGGTGGCCTCGTTGAGGTCGTCGAGCGCGGTCAGGCCGCGCGGAAAGAATTCCCGATACACCACCCGTTCGGCAAATCCGTCGAGCGCGCGGAAGCCGAGCTGCAACGACAGGTCCTTCAAGCCGCCGGCGACGAGCTGATTGTTGCGCGAGCCCAGCATCGACAGCCGGTTGCGCACCACGATCCAATCGGTCCCGGCGCCGTCGAGCTGCCGGCGCTGGCGTCGGGCGTCCCGGACCATGGTGGAATAATGGCTTTCGCCGGTGACCGCGTAGCTCACCGGGTCGATGGTGCCGAGCACGTCGAAGTCGAGAAAGCTGTCGTTGATCGGGGTCACCAGCGTATCGGCCATCGAATGCGCCAGCCGCATCAGATAGCTGTCGTGACCGGGCGTATCGATCACGATGAAGTCGAAGCTTCGCTCCACCGCACCGACGGCATCGACAAATTGCTGGAATTCCGAGGATTCATTGTCGGCGATCTGCATGGTCTCGCCGAGCTTGATGCAGCAATGCTGCGGCAGTTCGAGGTCGAGGCCGGCATGGCGCGCCCAGCTCCGACGGTTGGCGAGGTAGCGCGTAAAACTCTGCTGACGGCAATCGAGATCGATGGTGGCGACGCGCTGGCCGGCCTGCAGCAGCGCCACGGCGATGTGAAGCGCGAGCGTGGACTTGCCCGATCCGCCCTTCTCATTGCCCAGCACGATCACATGCGCCGTACCAGCCTGTCCCTGGGTCGCCTGAACCAGCATTGATTTCACCTTTCGGTTATCTTCAAATCGCGCGGCGCCACGGTCAAGCCATTTGCTTGCGCAGGCTCATGGATGGCGACGCCTTCGCGTTTAATCATGAATCGCCGCCCCCGGGCGGACCGGCCCGATGGCGGCGCGGCCACGGCTTTGCTATAGGGTGGTTCCCGCCACATGGTTAGAAGCGCGTCTGCGTTAGAAGACGTGTTCGGCCATCACCTGTCGAGCCTCGATGTCCCGCCCTCCGCTTGTTGCCCGAACCCTACCCGCCTTGCGCCGCGCCCTCACCGATCTGCGCGGCAAGAAGTCCACCGTCGCCCTGGTGCCAACCATGGGAGCGCTGCATGATGGCCATCTGACGCTGGTGCGGCAAGCCAAGCAGCGCGCCGACAAGGTCATGGTTTCGATCTTCGTCAATCCGGCGCAGTTCGCGCCAAATGAAGATTTCGCCTCCTATCCGCGGACCTGGAAGGCCGACATGGCCCGGCTCGCCGCCGAACAGGTGGATCTGGTGTGGAACCCGGACGTCAAGACGATGTACCCTGACGGCTTCGCCTCCAAGATCGTCACCGAGGGGCCGGCCGTGGTCGGGCTGGAGGATCGTTTTCGGCCGCACTTCTTCGCCGGCGTGACCACCGTGGTCGGCAAATTGTTCACGCAATGCCGGCCCGATATCGCGCTGTTCGGCGCCAAGGATTTCCAGCAATTGCGCGTGGTGACCCGGATGGCGCGCGACCTCGATCTCGGCGTCAAGGTGATTGGCGCGCCGATCGTGCGCGAGCGCGACGGCCTGGCGATGTCGTCGCGCAACGTCTATCTGTCCCCGGAGCAGCGCGCCGCCGCGCCGACGCTGTATCGGGCCTTGAAGGAGACCGCCAAGCGGATCCGCGCCGGCGGCCGACTCGAAGCCGCGGTGACGGCCGGTGCCAAATTGGTCAGCGTCGCCGGTTTCGAGCTGGATTATTTCGAGGCGCGCCATGGCGAGACGCTGGAGCCGATCGCCTCGACCAAGGCCGGTCCGGTCCGAATTCTGGTCGCCGCCCGGATCGGCAGCACCCGCCTGATCGACAACGTCGCGGTGTAGCGCGGATCGCGGCGTCCGGCGCTGCGTCCGCGTCGTCGCGCCGCCAAGGATCGCTCAAGGATCGCTACAGCAGCCCCAGCTCGCGCAATTCGCGGCGCATCGCCTCCGGCATCGCCGCGACGCTGGCGGCGGCCTTGCCGAGATCCGGCGGCGCATCGCTGTCGGCCAGATAGCGCCAGCCCTGAAACGGCCGCATCGGCCGCGGCGCCACCGCCAGCACCTTGGGCTGCATGATCAGCCGGCAGCGCGCGATGCCGTCGCTGTCGCGGAACGGCTCGATCCCGATCAGCTTTTCCCGCGCCGCGATCTCGCCGCGGATCACCCAGTAGATCGAACCGCCGGCCAGCAATTCGGCATCGCGCTTCGGCGTCATCCGGGTGACGTGGATATGATGGCGCGGCTGGCCCTGCTGCGTGGCAGCCTTCATACGTGCCGCGATCCGACCCGCCAGGTCCTTCACGGACTCGCAGCCAACGGCGAGCTTGATCAGATGCAGTGGCATGAGCCCGGTTACGCTGGAGGGTAAGGCAGAGAGCGGATCAATTTTTGTCGTCGGATGCAGCCGGCGTCAGCTGCACCGGCGCCGACAAATGCGGTTTCGGCCTGGGCGGCTTTTTGGCGGCCGCCGGGCGCGGCGCCTGGGCCGCGCTCGGCGGCGCTGGCCGGCCGAGCGTAGCCTCGGCGGGCTTCGGTTTCGGCGTCGGTTTCGGCTGAGGCGGCGGCGCCGCAGCCAAGGGCGGCTCCGGCGTCATGATATTGACCGGCGGAATCGAATCCGCGGTCGGAAAATCGGCGGTGGTCGGCTTGCCGCTCGGCGCCTCCACGGGCAGGCCGGCAAGGCCGGACAATGCGGGCACCGCAGCCTGGTTCCACGACGGCGCATGGCGTTCCACGGCGGCCTCGTAGGCGCGCGCGTCGATATTCGCCGCAATCTGGTTGTGATCGGCCAGCGAGGCATAGGCCGCGCAATCATTGGCCTGGCAATGATCGCGGACCGCCAGCACATGGGCGAACAGGCCGTAGCGGTCGCGCTCGATCGAGGCCCGCAGGCTGGCCAGCTCCGGGGTCATGTTGGCATTGGCAGTGGCGACATCGCCCAGCGCAGTCAGGCGGCTCAACCGCACCGCCGCATAGGACACCGCCGCCGCGACCGCTTCGGGCGATGCGAACAGCGCCTTCTCGCATGCAGTCAGAACAGTGTCGTCGGCAAGCTCGTCGATGCAAGCCAAGGCCGGCAGGCTGACGACGCTGATCGATGGCGGCGAAGCCGCGGCCCGCGTCGCGGGGCCGCCGGGCTCGGGGGCAAAGACGTGCAGCGCCGCCGACATCGCGACCACGAGCGCCAGCAAGGTGATCACCGCCAGCGTGGCATTGGCGACCGACCGGTCCGCCCGCAGCATCACGATCAAGACGACGATACCGAAAAAGACCGCGGCCGCCAGCGTCAACCAGACCGGCAGGCTGGGCGAATGCCACAGCTGCTCGATCGAATTCGTCCAAGTCCCATTCATGCGCGATGTCCCCTAGAGCATGATCCCGAAAAGTGGATCCCGGTTTTCGGTAAAGATCATGCTCAAACAAGCAGCGAGAGCGGGATGACGATTCGAAGATAAGTCATCCTGCTCTAGCGCGTCGCCGGCACAACAAACACCGACTTTGCGACCAAAATGCGCGCGATTCGCCGCGCTCCGCCTTTATGCGCAACAGGTCATCGGATGAGCAACGACATATCAAGCACCGACGAAGACGCCGCCCGCCGGCCGAGCCGGCGCAGCGCGATCCCCACAACGGAATTATTCCATCGCTGATGACCCCGGCCCGCCGAGCGTCAGCCGAACCGCGGCAGCCTAGCGCCATTCCGGTTCTGATCGATCCGAACCGAAGCTCCAGATTCGGGTTTTGACGCGTTGCTTTGCGCGAACCGGTGCCCGCTTCGCTCGACGACGTCTAGCAAACGTCGAGCTGGCTTTCCTTGGCGACGCGCTCGAACGCCTCGGTGGAATTCTTGATCCGATATTGGCAGTCATCACCATCGACCGGCAACAGCTGAATCACCTCATAGGCGCCGCTCGCTGCCGGACGGGCGACATTGCTGGCTGTATAGGAGACGCACGCTCCAACGACAAACTTATGCTTCAACGATCATTCCTCCGCGCCATGGAAATGCCGACCTGCTCGCGGTCCCACTGCAATGCCGGCTGAGAGATGTTGCGTTGTATACCACGGGGCGCGGCATTTTGACCAGTCCCGATCGGACATGGCAAACACGCTAATACTGCATATTTTCAGACAGATAGGCGTCATTTGGTGGCTTCTGAGTACCGCGCCGCCGGTCTCTTGCGCCCCTCAATCGGCTTCGAATTTCTCGATCACCAGGGTTTCGGCCAGCGCCGCGCCGGTCCATTCCTGAAACGCCGGCAGCGCCGTCATCACCTCCATATAGCTGGCCGCCTCGAAGCCGACGTCAATGGCGTAGGTGGTGAAGCGGTGCACCACCGGTGCGTACATCGCGTCGGCGCCGCTGAAGCCGCCGAACAGATACGGCCCGGTCCGTCCATAGCGCTGACGGCATTCGGTCCAGATCTGCTCGATCCGCGCGATATCGGCGAGCGCCGCCGGCGACAGCTTCTTGGCACCGACCGGCCGATGCAGATTCATGCCGCATTCATTGCGCAGCGCGGCGAAGCCCGAATGCATCTCGGCCGAAATCGAACGCGCATGGGCACGGGCCGCATAGTCATCCGGCCACAGCCGCGCCTTGGGAAAGCGTTCGGCGAGGTATTCGATGATCGCCAGCGAATCCCACACCGTCACATCGCCATCGATCAGCACCGGCACCTTGCCGGCCTGGCTGAAACCGAGAATCCGCTGCTTGTCGGCATCGCCGGTATAAAGCGGAATCACGAGTTCTTCGAACGCGATATTGCTGGCCCTGAGCGCCAACCAAGGCCGCATCGACCACGACGAATAGTTCTTGTTACCAATCACCAGCGTAAGCGCCATGCTGAATGCCTCCCATGCGGCCTCAGTTTGGCATGGCGCCTTCGCGGCGATCAACCTGTTCGGCAGCTCCCGTTCCGACCGCCTGCCTGTGCCTGCTTGCAGCGGGTGCTGCGATGCGGCACATCCACACTTATGACCGTTGAAGATTCGTCGCTTCCCTCGCCGCCTCCCCTTGAAGACGCCATTCTGGCCGTGCTGGCTCGCCCCGGCACCGCGACGCTGAGCGCGCCCGAAGTCGCGCACGCGATCGCCCCCGACGGCGACTGGCACGGATTGCTGATGCCGATCCGCCGCGCCGCGGTCGCGCTGGCGCTGGCCGGCCGCCTGGTGATCTACCGCAAGGGCAAGCCGGCCGACCCCAATGATTTCCGCGGCGTCTACCGGCTCGGCCTGCCGCGCCAGGATTGAGCTAAGGCCGCGACCGTTACGGGCCGGGCAGCAGCGCGCTGGTCCTGCCGCTCAGCCAATAGGCGATCAGGCCGGCCCATTCGTGGATGGCGACATCGGTCCGCGCCAGCCCGGAACTCAACCTGTCGAACGGCTGCGTCGCATCGATCCAGCCGCGGCTGCGCCAATCCACCGGGTAGGCCTCGACCGCAAAGCCGACGGCACGGAATGCGCCGACCGCACGCGGCATATGAAAT from Rhodopseudomonas sp. BAL398 encodes the following:
- a CDS encoding D-alanyl-D-alanine carboxypeptidase produces the protein MHRTHFAHSRTMRACALGLATIFLAVLFTNDTADARRKHRSHTRHHVARYSYNPPFASIIVDANSGATLTATNPDALRHPASLTKIMTLYLLFERLESGKIDLDSEMEVSQHASIQAPTKLGLRPGQTLRVEDAIKALVTRSANDAAVVIAEAIAGDEGDFAKLMTRKARSLGMTRTVYRNASGLPDDDQVTTARDQSILGRAVQERFPRYYRYFSTSVFNYRGHAIRNHNHLIGSVEGVDGIKTGYTRDSGFNLVTSIHRGNRFLVGVVLGGRSGSARDATMRKLLAENLDKASTRRTAAAIVERSTSTANAEVAEAAAASRPTQSYQVEGAVQVASAAPAKAPMLPVARPSVPPSASLDAVPMPEPGPFNSGTIQTRSITAIPGSTDPMKPVRVKTVHVRSAPLKLASAMQRGPDSAVRAEAPETSGSINSHAEMPPQPANHGTGHGLLGVLPASSLSAGNSQVVAYAAEQAPQPTAIQHNGGIKPAPVRTGWIIQVGALESESQALKRIEVARDQASGMLGKADSFTEPVVMKGEKLFRARFAGLDRHQAEAACRKLKRNDISCFAIRN
- a CDS encoding DnaJ domain-containing protein → MPTLIAGAIAVFVLYSLLQMLRSANPALLARGVKIAGGVVALAVAAFTGIKGELAVALPLGLFGAGLLGWSPMGNAGFSAIGGLFGPRAQRSSGQTSQVRSQFIEMTLNHDSGDMSGQIVAGPHAGQSLDAFDLPALAQMLTGFDAESCALLESYLDRRFPAWRQNAQGDAAGRQGRESSSSKMTTEEAYQILGLQPGAGRDEIAHAHRTLMKKLHPDQGGSTYLAARVNAAKDTLLRTHRS
- a CDS encoding alpha/beta fold hydrolase; the protein is MKRGILILAAVCLVSAVAYFTASKWAIRHETLTFFDASRNRPVAVDIAIRRDKEMQAEAGLIELPVAILNHGNTVKFTEYSFLANLFAARGYMAVSIQHDLDRDAPLVTKVGELYVGRLPVYQRGVANILFAIDQLKRIQPNADYEHLTMVGHSNGGDISMYFAKLHPDRIRKVVTLDNLRVPFMVDGKFKILSFRSKDPVFKTDPGVIPSDNICAKAGITVVKTGYQHVEMSDRGPQEVKQSIENVLAKFLDDDSVLRPQRTHLQTPGKPAALQAGRS
- a CDS encoding division plane positioning ATPase MipZ, whose amino-acid sequence is MLVQATQGQAGTAHVIVLGNEKGGSGKSTLALHIAVALLQAGQRVATIDLDCRQQSFTRYLANRRSWARHAGLDLELPQHCCIKLGETMQIADNESSEFQQFVDAVGAVERSFDFIVIDTPGHDSYLMRLAHSMADTLVTPINDSFLDFDVLGTIDPVSYAVTGESHYSTMVRDARRQRRQLDGAGTDWIVVRNRLSMLGSRNNQLVAGGLKDLSLQLGFRALDGFAERVVYREFFPRGLTALDDLNEATLGTRPSMGHVTAKEEVNGLLRQLKLPLDERGRRRAANRAEWFAQVDTPLELHDILGA
- the panC gene encoding pantoate--beta-alanine ligase; this translates as MSRPPLVARTLPALRRALTDLRGKKSTVALVPTMGALHDGHLTLVRQAKQRADKVMVSIFVNPAQFAPNEDFASYPRTWKADMARLAAEQVDLVWNPDVKTMYPDGFASKIVTEGPAVVGLEDRFRPHFFAGVTTVVGKLFTQCRPDIALFGAKDFQQLRVVTRMARDLDLGVKVIGAPIVRERDGLAMSSRNVYLSPEQRAAAPTLYRALKETAKRIRAGGRLEAAVTAGAKLVSVAGFELDYFEARHGETLEPIASTKAGPVRILVAARIGSTRLIDNVAV
- a CDS encoding DUF1489 family protein gives rise to the protein MPLHLIKLAVGCESVKDLAGRIAARMKAATQQGQPRHHIHVTRMTPKRDAELLAGGSIYWVIRGEIAAREKLIGIEPFRDSDGIARCRLIMQPKVLAVAPRPMRPFQGWRYLADSDAPPDLGKAAASVAAMPEAMRRELRELGLL
- a CDS encoding polysulfide reductase NrfD; protein product: MNGTWTNSIEQLWHSPSLPVWLTLAAAVFFGIVVLIVMLRADRSVANATLAVITLLALVVAMSAALHVFAPEPGGPATRAAASPPSISVVSLPALACIDELADDTVLTACEKALFASPEAVAAAVSYAAVRLSRLTALGDVATANANMTPELASLRASIERDRYGLFAHVLAVRDHCQANDCAAYASLADHNQIAANIDARAYEAAVERHAPSWNQAAVPALSGLAGLPVEAPSGKPTTADFPTADSIPPVNIMTPEPPLAAAPPPQPKPTPKPKPAEATLGRPAPPSAAQAPRPAAAKKPPRPKPHLSAPVQLTPAASDDKN
- a CDS encoding glutathione S-transferase family protein, producing the protein MALTLVIGNKNYSSWSMRPWLALRASNIAFEELVIPLYTGDADKQRILGFSQAGKVPVLIDGDVTVWDSLAIIEYLAERFPKARLWPDDYAARAHARSISAEMHSGFAALRNECGMNLHRPVGAKKLSPAALADIARIEQIWTECRQRYGRTGPYLFGGFSGADAMYAPVVHRFTTYAIDVGFEAASYMEVMTALPAFQEWTGAALAETLVIEKFEAD
- a CDS encoding DUF3253 domain-containing protein, yielding MTVEDSSLPSPPPLEDAILAVLARPGTATLSAPEVAHAIAPDGDWHGLLMPIRRAAVALALAGRLVIYRKGKPADPNDFRGVYRLGLPRQD